The Nitrospirales bacterium genome includes a window with the following:
- a CDS encoding pentapeptide repeat-containing protein, translating to MANSRHLQCLLEDGLSAWNTWREACPQIRPDLCGVDLRGRDLQAIILTGANLHGADLSGANLSQAFLFGANLEGANLSGVQCEGAHFIGAFLERACLARADCSHALFLMAHAKYANCTETNFQDADLRDMDFSEANLMNAQFQRADLSGTTVKGAILEGAFFDGSRGFYGLEKVASRNGR from the coding sequence ATGGCCAATTCACGACATCTTCAATGTCTTCTTGAAGACGGACTTTCCGCCTGGAACACCTGGCGGGAAGCGTGCCCACAGATTCGTCCGGACCTCTGTGGCGTGGACCTGCGCGGGCGAGATCTGCAAGCCATCATCTTGACCGGAGCGAATCTTCACGGGGCGGACTTGAGTGGTGCGAATTTGTCGCAGGCGTTTTTGTTTGGGGCGAATCTGGAGGGCGCGAATCTTTCCGGCGTGCAATGCGAAGGGGCGCATTTTATTGGGGCATTTTTGGAACGTGCGTGTTTAGCTCGAGCTGATTGTTCCCATGCCCTCTTTCTCATGGCTCACGCCAAATACGCCAATTGTACCGAAACGAATTTTCAAGATGCGGACCTTCGTGACATGGACTTCTCGGAGGCGAATCTGATGAACGCACAGTTTCAACGAGCGGATCTGTCAGGCACGACTGTCAAGGGCGCAATCCTTGAGGGAGCCTTTTTTGATGGGTCTAGGGGATTCTATGGCCTGGAAAAAGTGGCCAGTCGAAACGGTCGGTAA
- a CDS encoding STAS domain-containing protein produces MMITQTTRDNAAILSLVGRLDFNARHDFQAAVEKAKATGVHLIVAHLKDVSFIDSAALGLLTVAYKNLEAAKIRLVVAEPQDYVRKIFSLANLGNLIKVYATVDDAVSSRTSFASFSK; encoded by the coding sequence ATGATGATCACTCAAACAACGCGTGATAATGCCGCGATTTTGTCATTGGTTGGCCGTTTGGACTTTAATGCACGCCACGACTTTCAGGCTGCGGTGGAAAAAGCCAAGGCTACCGGCGTCCACCTAATCGTGGCCCACCTGAAAGACGTTTCTTTTATCGATAGTGCTGCCTTGGGCCTTCTGACCGTGGCTTATAAGAATTTGGAAGCCGCCAAAATTCGCCTCGTTGTTGCCGAACCTCAAGATTATGTTCGGAAAATCTTTTCATTGGCAAATCTTGGAAACCTGATCAAGGTGTACGCGACGGTTGATGACGCCGTCTCTTCACGAACATCATTCGCGAGCTTCTCGAAGTAA
- a CDS encoding response regulator, with amino-acid sequence MVSQGNLLLADDEEIFLEATGELLENEGFACHKVRNAEEICESLTALEFDLLITDLNMPGNRVLEMVDEVRMQAKTLPVIVLTGYPSVPSAVESVRLHVLEYMIKPVPFPMLLDAVKRGVRQKQVLRTIRAAKQEAERRTKRLAAIENTLSMLGDAVQDVQVEQALVADPHVMELQRQVADLAELIDSSMVSTQPSISDYFRLREGLYETIQVLQRTKGAFKSKELGELRKHLQALLENTSSEIP; translated from the coding sequence ATGGTCTCTCAAGGGAATCTTTTGCTCGCAGATGATGAAGAAATCTTTCTAGAAGCAACGGGAGAATTACTCGAGAACGAGGGATTTGCTTGTCATAAGGTTCGGAATGCCGAAGAAATCTGTGAATCGTTGACAGCACTGGAGTTCGATTTACTCATCACAGATCTCAACATGCCAGGGAATCGGGTGCTGGAAATGGTCGATGAAGTTCGTATGCAAGCCAAGACGCTTCCGGTGATCGTCCTGACCGGTTATCCGTCCGTGCCCTCAGCGGTGGAGTCCGTACGATTACACGTGCTGGAATATATGATCAAACCCGTGCCGTTTCCCATGTTGCTTGATGCTGTCAAACGAGGAGTTCGTCAGAAGCAGGTGCTCCGAACCATCCGTGCGGCCAAGCAAGAAGCGGAACGGCGGACCAAACGCTTGGCCGCGATCGAAAATACGTTAAGCATGCTGGGTGATGCGGTCCAGGATGTTCAGGTGGAGCAAGCGTTGGTGGCTGATCCGCATGTCATGGAGTTGCAACGGCAAGTCGCGGATTTGGCTGAACTCATTGATTCAAGTATGGTCTCGACTCAACCGTCGATTTCGGACTATTTTCGTCTTCGAGAAGGACTCTACGAGACGATCCAAGTTCTTCAGCGTACCAAAGGAGCCTTTAAATCCAAGGAGCTGGGTGAACTCAGGAAACACCTCCAAGCCCTCCTCGAAAATACTTCCTCTGAGATCCCTTAA
- a CDS encoding PAS domain-containing sensor histidine kinase, with protein MQSFFDSVPFMMGMAEIDGEDIRHLSDNFATGKFFGLNVADLHGRYVPGLGGTEARRQMWLRAYRKSQRTGTPVHFESQHVRDDRQHWLSITVSFIGMSEEGKPQFAYVGQDVTEQKRLEEELKRYTEGLEAEVERRSERIQELEQRRMQVEKLAALAQVAAGVAHEINNPLASIAQSMALLKQAVPPQHRHFHYAQKIDDCIERISQIVKQLYQLYRPETGKQEKVNLVELLTSTKSIMTTLAQTHGVTIACRWSKSRVYAQYPKTGLIQVLCNITQNAIEASVAGQTVFMDITADEETVTISIHDHGRGIPKDQQARIFEPFFTTKYGDTESGMGLGLAVSRSLIESMGGTVSFTSYEGEGTTFCVQLLRQQAGLL; from the coding sequence TTGCAAAGTTTTTTCGACAGTGTGCCGTTCATGATGGGTATGGCTGAAATCGATGGTGAAGATATTCGACATCTTTCTGACAATTTCGCCACCGGGAAGTTTTTTGGCTTAAATGTGGCTGATTTACATGGACGGTATGTCCCGGGTCTTGGCGGGACGGAGGCGAGACGTCAGATGTGGTTGAGGGCCTACCGAAAGAGTCAACGGACCGGGACACCTGTACACTTTGAGTCCCAACATGTTCGCGATGACCGGCAGCACTGGCTGTCGATAACCGTGTCGTTTATCGGGATGTCCGAAGAAGGCAAGCCACAATTTGCCTATGTCGGGCAAGATGTGACTGAACAAAAGCGTTTGGAAGAGGAACTGAAACGATATACGGAAGGGCTTGAAGCTGAAGTAGAGCGGCGAAGCGAACGTATTCAAGAGCTTGAACAACGACGGATGCAAGTGGAAAAGCTCGCGGCATTGGCTCAGGTCGCGGCTGGCGTGGCTCATGAGATCAACAATCCCTTAGCGAGCATCGCGCAATCCATGGCCTTGCTCAAGCAGGCGGTGCCGCCCCAACATCGACATTTTCACTACGCGCAGAAAATCGATGACTGTATCGAACGGATTTCGCAAATCGTCAAACAGTTATACCAGCTCTATCGTCCGGAGACTGGAAAACAGGAAAAAGTCAACCTCGTTGAACTTCTGACGAGTACGAAGAGTATTATGACCACCTTGGCTCAAACTCACGGAGTCACCATCGCGTGCCGGTGGTCGAAGTCCCGGGTGTATGCGCAGTACCCCAAAACGGGTTTGATTCAAGTCCTGTGTAATATCACGCAAAATGCGATCGAGGCTTCCGTGGCTGGGCAAACGGTCTTCATGGACATCACGGCTGATGAGGAAACGGTGACGATCTCTATTCACGATCATGGACGAGGCATTCCGAAAGATCAGCAGGCTCGTATTTTTGAACCATTCTTTACGACCAAATATGGAGATACTGAGAGCGGAATGGGGCTTGGGCTGGCGGTTTCTCGGAGTCTGATCGAATCGATGGGTGGCACGGTGAGCTTTACCAGTTATGAAGGGGAAGGCACCACGTTTTGCGTACAATTACTGAGACAACAAGCGGGCCTGTTATAG
- a CDS encoding PAS domain S-box protein, with the protein MAERQGAGIAREGSAKRFHAIFENAGIGMVNPAYARMHGYAPDELIGKPMASVLTEESRMELPEVIRRVHRHGHLSYESTNLRKDGTTFLSLVMVSVVKDRHGKLLYRVRNISIFPVTYEQQQN; encoded by the coding sequence GTGGCTGAGCGTCAAGGTGCAGGAATCGCGCGTGAGGGCAGTGCCAAGCGTTTTCACGCGATATTCGAAAACGCAGGAATTGGTATGGTGAATCCCGCCTATGCCAGGATGCATGGCTATGCACCAGATGAATTGATAGGAAAGCCGATGGCCTCGGTATTGACCGAAGAGTCGAGGATGGAATTACCGGAGGTCATCAGGCGAGTCCACAGGCATGGACATCTTTCGTACGAATCGACCAACCTTCGAAAAGATGGAACGACGTTTCTCTCGCTGGTGATGGTCTCGGTCGTCAAAGATAGACATGGGAAGCTCCTGTATCGTGTGCGGAATATCTCGATATTTCCCGTCACATACGAACAGCAGCAGAATTAA
- a CDS encoding PAS domain-containing protein translates to MIAKSERKAWILPPIFVLSGVVGSLFVLDLVLPLGVASGVPYLFAVFLTKDMPGRRVTVLVGVLCSGLTVAGYFLSPPGGKEWQVLVNRGLSILAIGMTSLFMISWKEYAEEVRKRAEDIQAVIDLIPHMIYVRDENGKMTMANRQTAESLGISREELLGLHEIRLSMDPVEEEKRRQAETRVREQQKPECDEHEVYTSRQGETRIFQTTRMPFRSLYIPGECVLTVSIDQTDQMLLKGSWRLAKQMFDGSSDQIAILDLNYRYRRVNPAYEMAHGTTMEGIVGSSVSDLLGNETFQYVIKPRLDQCLVGKEVMYESWFTFRRAGERYMIVTYTPLRTSHGVVEGIVVVARDITDRKQAELGRARLEYAVDRAIEGLSLHDENGIFVYVNSAEAKMYGYERDELVGHSWEKQYDEAEVTRIKHQVFPILKQQGSWRGELLGRRKTGEKFRVLVSLTLLNLHDRYPAGLVCTCQEITDKRRETTS, encoded by the coding sequence ATGATTGCCAAGTCTGAAAGGAAGGCCTGGATCCTACCGCCGATCTTCGTGCTTAGTGGGGTGGTGGGCAGTCTGTTTGTCTTAGACCTGGTCTTGCCCCTGGGCGTGGCCTCGGGCGTTCCCTATCTGTTCGCCGTGTTCCTGACGAAAGACATGCCGGGACGGCGTGTGACCGTTCTTGTGGGTGTTCTCTGCTCCGGGCTGACGGTCGCGGGGTATTTTTTATCGCCTCCAGGAGGGAAGGAGTGGCAAGTGCTCGTGAATCGAGGGTTGTCCATCCTGGCGATCGGAATGACCTCACTATTCATGATTTCCTGGAAAGAGTATGCAGAAGAAGTGCGAAAGCGGGCGGAGGATATCCAAGCCGTGATCGACCTGATACCTCATATGATTTATGTCCGAGACGAGAATGGCAAAATGACGATGGCGAACCGGCAAACGGCGGAATCGCTCGGCATCTCCCGTGAAGAGCTTCTCGGATTGCACGAGATACGGTTGAGTATGGATCCTGTCGAGGAGGAGAAGCGTCGGCAGGCTGAAACACGAGTACGGGAACAACAAAAACCGGAATGTGATGAGCACGAAGTATACACGAGTCGGCAAGGTGAAACACGAATTTTCCAGACGACCAGAATGCCGTTCCGGTCGTTATACATTCCGGGTGAATGTGTGCTGACCGTGTCAATCGACCAAACGGACCAGATGCTGTTGAAAGGGTCATGGCGGTTAGCGAAACAGATGTTTGACGGTTCATCCGATCAGATTGCGATCCTCGATCTCAATTACCGGTATCGGCGGGTTAATCCGGCCTATGAGATGGCGCATGGAACGACCATGGAGGGTATCGTCGGCTCCTCCGTGTCCGATTTATTGGGTAACGAGACGTTTCAATACGTGATTAAGCCGAGGCTCGACCAATGTCTGGTCGGGAAAGAGGTGATGTACGAATCCTGGTTCACCTTTCGACGTGCGGGTGAACGGTATATGATCGTCACCTATACTCCACTACGAACGAGTCACGGAGTTGTCGAGGGCATCGTGGTTGTGGCTCGGGATATCACAGACCGAAAGCAGGCTGAGCTTGGGAGGGCACGACTGGAGTATGCGGTGGATCGTGCCATTGAAGGTCTGAGTCTTCATGATGAAAATGGCATCTTTGTCTATGTCAATTCAGCAGAAGCCAAGATGTATGGATATGAGCGCGATGAGTTAGTGGGGCATTCTTGGGAAAAGCAATATGATGAAGCAGAAGTGACTCGGATTAAACATCAAGTGTTTCCGATCTTGAAACAACAGGGCAGTTGGCGTGGTGAATTACTGGGACGTAGAAAAACCGGTGAGAAATTTCGCGTGCTCGTCTCTCTCACCCTCTTGAATTTGCATGATCGATACCCTGCGGGGCTGGTGTGTACGTGTCAAGAGATTACAGACAAGCGCCGGGAGACGACCTCTTGA